From Calothrix sp. PCC 6303, a single genomic window includes:
- the rpmH gene encoding 50S ribosomal protein L34: MQRTLGGTCRKRKRTSGFRARMRTPDGRNVIRARRSKGRHRLSV; the protein is encoded by the coding sequence ATGCAAAGAACTTTAGGCGGAACTTGCCGCAAAAGAAAAAGAACATCAGGTTTTCGCGCTCGGATGCGGACACCAGACGGTAGAAACGTCATTAGAGCTAGAAGAAGCAAAGGCAGACACCGTTTAAGCGTTTAG
- the yidC gene encoding membrane protein insertase YidC, with protein sequence MDFGIGFLSNNVMLPIIDLFYSLVPSYGLAIVALTLVIRLALYPLSAGSIRNMRKMRIVQPLMQKRMQEIKERYKDDPPKQQEEMMKTQQEFGNPLAGCLPLVLQMPVLLALFATLRGSPFAGANYSVNLQILPGEQIEQIQPQAFATPPQNIYIAESDRVQVTAILPGGNKLAVGEKTKIQYQTISGKPFQEVAAEHPETKLVPTWKIMKGEDRIKIDEQGNIEALQPGDVTIQGTIPGLAADQGFLFIDALGRVGAIDPDKTVHWDIVAMVLLFGISLYVSQALNAQGSTSTNSQQDTVNKITPVLFSGMFLFFPLPAGVLMYMVIGNIFQTLQTYILSREALPEELQKIVDTQEKEEAATTNTQKALPFEPKSSKKKTAG encoded by the coding sequence ATGGATTTTGGAATCGGGTTTCTCTCGAACAACGTCATGCTACCGATTATTGACCTATTCTATAGCCTTGTACCGAGCTATGGATTAGCGATTGTAGCATTAACTTTGGTGATTAGGCTTGCCCTCTATCCGTTGAGTGCTGGCTCGATTCGCAACATGCGAAAAATGCGAATTGTCCAACCGCTAATGCAGAAGCGGATGCAGGAAATAAAAGAGCGGTATAAAGATGATCCGCCAAAGCAACAAGAAGAAATGATGAAAACGCAGCAAGAATTTGGTAATCCCTTGGCGGGTTGCCTACCATTAGTGCTGCAAATGCCCGTATTATTGGCTCTGTTTGCCACATTGCGAGGTTCACCCTTCGCAGGTGCAAACTACAGCGTTAACTTGCAAATTTTGCCAGGGGAACAAATTGAACAAATTCAACCCCAGGCTTTTGCGACTCCCCCCCAGAATATCTATATCGCCGAAAGCGATCGCGTGCAAGTCACAGCTATTCTCCCTGGCGGCAATAAACTAGCTGTCGGCGAAAAAACCAAAATCCAATACCAAACAATCAGCGGCAAACCCTTCCAAGAAGTGGCAGCCGAACACCCGGAAACCAAACTGGTTCCCACATGGAAAATCATGAAGGGTGAAGATCGGATTAAAATCGATGAACAAGGAAACATTGAGGCTTTGCAACCAGGTGATGTCACCATCCAAGGGACAATTCCCGGACTCGCAGCTGATCAAGGATTCCTATTTATCGATGCCCTTGGTAGAGTAGGAGCAATAGACCCCGATAAGACAGTTCACTGGGACATTGTAGCCATGGTGTTACTGTTTGGTATTTCCCTGTACGTGAGCCAAGCATTAAACGCCCAGGGTTCCACCAGCACCAATTCTCAGCAAGATACAGTTAACAAAATTACTCCGGTTTTGTTTTCGGGAATGTTTTTATTCTTCCCCTTACCAGCTGGGGTTTTGATGTACATGGTGATTGGCAACATCTTCCAAACACTGCAAACCTACATCCTTTCCCGTGAAGCTTTGCCAGAGGAACTACAAAAAATTGTTGATACTCAGGAAAAAGAAGAGGCTGCAACTACTAATACACAAAAAGCATTACCATTCGAGCCAAAAAGTTCCAAGAAAAAGACAGCAGGTTGA
- the rnpA gene encoding ribonuclease P protein component → MALPKANRLKSRQDFQAVFRGGTRRQSPNFTLRALRPRHRSTSESPENASIVSLQPTDRAKLPTKIGISISTKVSKRAVVRNRIKRKIAAALYQLLAEMPTGWRLVIVVKTIAAEQECVSQQFLQELKQLLVQAEVLNGHS, encoded by the coding sequence ATGGCTTTGCCCAAGGCAAATCGACTCAAATCTCGGCAAGATTTCCAGGCAGTTTTCCGGGGAGGTACCCGTCGCCAGAGTCCCAATTTTACATTGAGGGCTTTACGTCCGCGTCACCGTTCCACTAGTGAATCACCAGAAAATGCCAGCATTGTAAGTTTACAGCCGACAGACAGAGCCAAGCTACCAACGAAAATCGGTATCTCCATTAGTACAAAAGTTAGTAAGCGGGCAGTAGTACGTAACCGAATCAAACGTAAAATTGCCGCAGCGTTGTATCAATTATTGGCAGAAATGCCTACGGGATGGCGGTTAGTAATAGTTGTTAAAACAATAGCAGCAGAACAAGAGTGCGTAAGCCAGCAATTTCTGCAAGAATTAAAGCAGTTGTTGGTACAAGCAGAGGTTTTAAATGGGCATTCGTGA
- a CDS encoding PH domain-containing protein, with amino-acid sequence MGIREEVYYEGGPHVGDLITSILIGFTVLGIPLAVGSIVRALWLRFRITDRRISVTGGWQGRDRNDVIYSEIVKVVTVPRGFGLWGDMVLTLRNGTRIEMRSVPKFREVYDYINERIAAKNPAKVGLQK; translated from the coding sequence ATGGGCATTCGTGAAGAAGTTTATTATGAAGGTGGTCCCCATGTTGGGGATTTAATAACAAGCATACTGATAGGATTTACGGTATTAGGTATTCCTTTGGCAGTTGGATCAATAGTTCGAGCATTGTGGTTACGCTTCCGAATTACAGATCGTCGCATCTCCGTGACGGGTGGCTGGCAAGGACGCGATCGCAATGACGTAATATACTCCGAAATTGTCAAAGTCGTCACAGTCCCCCGTGGTTTTGGCTTGTGGGGAGATATGGTATTAACCCTCCGAAATGGAACCCGCATAGAAATGCGCTCAGTTCCCAAATTCCGCGAAGTCTACGACTATATCAACGAAAGGATTGCCGCAAAAAATCCGGCAAAAGTAGGCTTACAAAAATAA
- a CDS encoding protein jag, which produces MSQIERGQQWLKSLLELTGVSTEIKGELEAKNTSGGSDAPEGGSYWLTIDETKLTPEQIQILIGTDGSVLDAMQYLVNSTLNLNQEPQQQASYTIELNGYRVKRQAEIQAIAQNAAEQVRNYGQQVEIKSLSSAERRQVHTFLKEFTDLETFSQGKEPHRHLIVRPAETQ; this is translated from the coding sequence ATGAGTCAAATTGAACGCGGTCAACAGTGGTTAAAATCATTGTTGGAATTAACGGGAGTATCTACTGAAATTAAAGGGGAACTGGAAGCTAAAAACACCTCCGGTGGCAGTGATGCACCCGAAGGTGGTAGCTATTGGTTGACAATAGATGAAACCAAACTGACACCAGAACAAATCCAGATACTAATTGGTACTGATGGTTCAGTATTAGATGCAATGCAATATTTGGTTAATTCCACACTCAACCTCAACCAGGAACCCCAGCAGCAAGCCTCCTACACCATTGAATTAAATGGGTACCGCGTCAAGCGACAGGCGGAAATTCAAGCAATTGCTCAAAATGCTGCCGAACAAGTCCGAAATTATGGGCAACAAGTGGAGATAAAATCCCTTAGTTCTGCTGAACGTCGTCAAGTCCACACCTTTCTCAAGGAATTTACCGACTTAGAGACATTCAGCCAAGGAAAAGAACCACATCGTCATCTGATTGTGCGTCCAGCCGAAACACAGTGA